The following proteins are encoded in a genomic region of Limosilactobacillus reuteri subsp. reuteri:
- a CDS encoding GNAT family N-acetyltransferase, producing the protein MCEIIIESAKDNNNLGAIVKLLDDENLTRAVGLFLPLQRENRVQAIKIFVHQNHVMVVKLNGDVVGMVVLSPWYGDEGKRIAHHYELGYLLQQDQWNKGIMTAALQKFISILPSKITIHAECKQSNYRSQRVLIKCGFVYDKDDLWQRIIK; encoded by the coding sequence ATGTGTGAAATTATAATTGAATCAGCAAAAGATAATAACAATTTAGGAGCAATAGTTAAATTATTAGACGATGAAAATTTAACACGAGCAGTGGGATTATTTTTACCTCTTCAAAGAGAAAATCGTGTGCAAGCTATTAAGATATTTGTTCACCAGAATCATGTTATGGTAGTGAAACTAAATGGGGATGTAGTGGGAATGGTTGTATTAAGCCCTTGGTATGGGGATGAAGGAAAAAGAATTGCTCATCATTATGAATTAGGCTATCTTTTGCAGCAAGACCAATGGAATAAAGGCATAATGACAGCTGCACTTCAAAAATTTATTTCTATTTTGCCATCTAAAATTACGATTCATGCGGAATGCAAACAAAGTAATTATCGTTCCCAGCGAGTGCTTATTAAATGTGGCTTTGTTTATGACAAGGACGATTTATGGCAACGCATTATTAAATAA
- a CDS encoding phosphatase PAP2 family protein, whose product MFIERDDHRWWRFALSGGFFLALMLLIMFNSSVLTMIDAVLQSLFTSQRLEDIGWFHALMSLLSFLAKPVLDLVWVFIIAGVLWLKGYRIPALWSLGTIFGGDVLGTIIKHIVKRVRPAQHLAADDGYSFPSGHTLGFFLVVAILFLIVIPLIQKASVRTILQILLIFAVFFLAVSRVYLYAHWPFDTIGAMLLAYAWLQVAEWLYVAWAPRLQRIPFFRSVEI is encoded by the coding sequence ATGTTTATTGAACGTGATGATCATCGTTGGTGGCGTTTTGCCTTAAGCGGTGGTTTCTTTCTTGCATTGATGCTATTAATTATGTTTAATTCGTCAGTGCTAACAATGATTGATGCTGTTTTGCAGTCATTATTTACTAGTCAGCGTCTGGAAGACATTGGTTGGTTCCATGCTTTGATGAGCTTACTTTCATTTTTAGCTAAACCGGTCTTAGATTTAGTATGGGTATTTATTATTGCAGGTGTTTTATGGCTGAAAGGTTATCGCATTCCAGCTTTGTGGTCACTAGGAACAATTTTTGGTGGAGATGTGCTTGGAACAATCATTAAACACATCGTTAAGCGGGTCCGTCCTGCACAACACTTAGCGGCAGATGATGGCTATAGTTTTCCTAGTGGGCACACTTTAGGATTCTTCTTGGTAGTAGCAATTTTATTCTTAATAGTAATTCCGCTTATTCAAAAAGCATCTGTTCGCACAATTTTGCAAATCTTATTAATATTTGCAGTTTTCTTCCTGGCGGTATCACGGGTATATCTTTATGCTCACTGGCCATTTGATACTATTGGTGCAATGTTATTAGCTTATGCATGGTTACAAGTAGCTGAATGGCTCTATGTCGCTTGGGCACCACGATTACAACGAATTCCGTTCTTTCGTAGTGTTGAAATTTAA
- a CDS encoding threonine/serine exporter family protein, which translates to MNWSTLLLQFFLCYVSTVCFGILLNIPKRAYNTAGMIGGGVWVIYWIMYYCSGIGLAFSNLVAAILISVLSQAAARRKRMPIIVFNVPALVPFVPGGQAYKMVRNFAIGNYHLVTVYFYQVVVIVGAITLGFGLGELLNRVLNYLHKYLIKKSRWNF; encoded by the coding sequence ATGAATTGGAGTACCCTATTATTACAATTTTTCTTATGCTATGTTTCGACAGTTTGTTTTGGGATCCTCTTAAACATTCCTAAACGTGCCTACAATACTGCGGGGATGATTGGCGGAGGCGTATGGGTAATCTATTGGATAATGTATTATTGCAGTGGAATTGGCCTTGCGTTTAGTAATTTAGTTGCTGCAATCTTAATTTCGGTATTGAGTCAGGCAGCTGCTCGTCGAAAACGAATGCCAATTATTGTTTTTAATGTGCCTGCGCTAGTTCCATTCGTGCCGGGAGGACAGGCTTATAAAATGGTTCGTAATTTTGCTATTGGTAATTACCACCTTGTTACTGTTTATTTCTATCAGGTAGTTGTAATTGTTGGGGCAATTACGCTTGGCTTTGGGTTAGGGGAACTTTTAAATCGTGTTTTGAACTATCTTCATAAATATTTAATCAAAAAATCACGATGGAATTTTTGA
- a CDS encoding threonine/serine exporter family protein, with product MLTKRRQALALKTCLLAGRLLIENGSNMERVNDTLSRMAQSAGLHDFQAFTTVTGIVVGTINDPHAQVITIRHRKNNLSKIAEVNEVSRELARRKIDVPQAFAKLKKIDRQKMPRWQNWYESFAAAILSGALMIVFTGNVSDSWAGFLAGGIGYAAFSYLLRKFKIQYLGEFCSSLIIGILAVIFVKMHLANNINDIIIGAVMPLVPGVPLTNAARDLVSGNLISGPTRGIEAILTAVSIGSAIVIVLHFN from the coding sequence ATGTTAACAAAACGACGACAAGCACTCGCACTTAAAACTTGTTTACTGGCTGGGAGACTTTTAATTGAAAACGGCTCAAATATGGAACGAGTTAACGATACCTTATCTCGAATGGCCCAAAGTGCTGGCTTACATGACTTTCAGGCATTTACAACTGTGACCGGAATTGTAGTCGGAACAATTAATGATCCCCATGCTCAAGTAATTACTATTCGTCATCGAAAAAATAATTTAAGTAAAATTGCGGAGGTAAATGAAGTTTCTCGTGAACTAGCACGGCGCAAAATTGATGTTCCACAAGCATTTGCTAAATTAAAAAAGATTGATCGCCAAAAGATGCCAAGATGGCAAAATTGGTACGAATCATTTGCCGCTGCAATTTTAAGTGGCGCATTGATGATTGTCTTTACAGGCAATGTTTCTGATTCTTGGGCCGGCTTCCTTGCCGGTGGGATAGGCTATGCTGCGTTTTCATATCTCTTACGAAAATTTAAGATTCAGTATTTAGGAGAGTTTTGTTCTTCCTTGATTATAGGTATTTTAGCGGTGATCTTTGTTAAGATGCACCTCGCTAATAATATTAATGATATTATTATTGGCGCAGTTATGCCTCTGGTTCCTGGAGTGCCCTTAACTAATGCGGCGCGGGATTTAGTTTCAGGAAATTTAATCAGCGGACCCACAAGAGGGATTGAGGCGATCCTAACTGCCGTTTCGATTGGTAGCGCGATAGTAATTGTTTTGCACTTTAATTAG
- a CDS encoding cold-shock protein — protein MEQGTVKWFNDDKGYGFITRESGDDVFVHFSAIQGDGFKSLSEGQHVTFDVEEGERGLQAANVVKD, from the coding sequence ATGGAACAAGGAACTGTTAAATGGTTTAATGACGATAAGGGCTATGGCTTCATTACGCGTGAAAGTGGCGATGATGTATTTGTTCATTTTTCTGCTATTCAAGGGGATGGCTTTAAGTCATTAAGTGAAGGTCAACATGTTACATTTGATGTTGAGGAAGGTGAACGTGGCCTTCAAGCAGCAAATGTCGTTAAAGACTAA
- a CDS encoding metal-dependent transcriptional regulator has translation MTPMKEDYLKIIFELGGSHKKVSNKEISLGLGIAAGSVTEMISKLADEGLVVHEPYAGISLTEKGQKYAAELVRKHRLWETFLVDKLHYNFADVHSEAEILEHQTSDRLATALDSFLQHPDHCPHGGVIPSANGKFPDVTHRLLADADDGEKVELERFLDNHELLTYLEELGLRPQEQVTVIRHEPFEGPIVIQKENNDQEINVSYKASHNIFIEPDTAQENKD, from the coding sequence TTGACTCCAATGAAGGAAGACTATCTAAAAATTATTTTTGAATTAGGTGGTAGTCATAAAAAAGTTTCTAATAAAGAGATTTCCCTTGGACTAGGAATTGCCGCTGGATCAGTAACCGAGATGATTTCTAAGTTGGCTGACGAAGGGCTGGTTGTTCATGAACCATATGCCGGTATTTCTTTAACGGAAAAAGGACAAAAGTATGCTGCGGAATTAGTTCGGAAGCATCGTTTATGGGAAACATTTTTAGTAGATAAGCTTCACTATAATTTTGCAGATGTTCATTCAGAAGCGGAAATTCTTGAACATCAGACAAGTGATCGCCTAGCAACGGCCTTAGATTCTTTTCTTCAACACCCTGATCATTGTCCGCATGGTGGAGTAATTCCATCAGCTAATGGCAAGTTTCCAGATGTAACGCATCGTTTATTGGCAGATGCTGATGATGGGGAAAAAGTTGAACTAGAACGATTCTTAGATAATCATGAACTTCTCACTTACTTAGAAGAGTTAGGATTACGACCTCAAGAACAAGTTACTGTAATTCGCCATGAGCCTTTTGAAGGACCAATTGTGATTCAAAAAGAAAATAACGACCAAGAAATTAATGTTTCATATAAGGCATCACATAATATTTTTATTGAACCGGACACAGCTCAAGAAAATAAAGATTAA
- a CDS encoding cation diffusion facilitator family transporter: MDEKVTGKRFLAVPLLNVLITIVEILGGILSGSLALLSDAFHNLGDSLSIVLGYFAQHIGGQPENRQRTYGYRRAEILSALTNSIFLIVISVFLIIEAIKRLEHPQHINGGIMLTVAVIGLLANFISAALLHAGSEDSLNVKATYLHILSDALSSVAVIIGGIILTFVNVPWLDPALTIGVALYIAYEAWPIINQTIKILMQSSPDLDYNSIENDLKQIDGVTAVHHVHAWMMDEHRIIFSAHLNCDDLPLSQVERIYSQVEKILYEKYGICHVTIQAEYHRGKDEKLFNTPVDEKNVINNDFKED, encoded by the coding sequence ATGGACGAAAAAGTAACAGGGAAACGCTTTTTAGCAGTTCCCCTCCTAAATGTATTAATTACAATTGTTGAAATTCTTGGAGGTATTCTCTCTGGAAGTTTAGCCTTACTATCAGACGCTTTTCATAACTTGGGAGATTCGCTTTCCATTGTACTAGGCTATTTTGCCCAGCATATTGGGGGACAGCCAGAGAATCGGCAACGAACTTATGGCTACCGGCGAGCTGAAATCCTCTCAGCATTAACTAATAGTATTTTCCTGATTGTTATCTCTGTCTTCTTAATTATTGAAGCTATCAAACGGTTAGAGCATCCTCAGCATATTAACGGGGGCATTATGTTAACCGTGGCCGTGATTGGTCTTCTTGCAAACTTTATTTCCGCAGCCCTTTTACATGCTGGTAGCGAAGACAGCTTAAATGTTAAAGCAACTTATCTCCATATTCTAAGTGATGCACTTTCATCAGTTGCCGTTATCATTGGAGGAATCATTCTTACCTTTGTTAATGTTCCATGGCTTGATCCCGCCTTGACAATTGGGGTTGCCCTCTATATTGCTTATGAGGCTTGGCCAATTATTAATCAAACCATTAAAATTCTCATGCAGTCCTCCCCAGATCTTGATTATAATTCCATCGAAAATGATTTAAAGCAAATCGACGGAGTTACGGCAGTTCATCACGTCCATGCATGGATGATGGATGAACACCGAATCATTTTCTCTGCCCATCTTAATTGTGATGACTTGCCACTAAGCCAGGTTGAGCGAATCTATAGTCAAGTAGAAAAAATCTTGTATGAAAAATATGGGATCTGTCACGTTACTATTCAAGCAGAATATCACCGTGGGAAAGATGAAAAATTATTCAACACTCCTGTTGATGAAAAGAACGTTATTAATAACGATTTCAAAGAGGACTAA
- a CDS encoding VIT family protein: MSIKVKKHQKQTMEEKLNTLRAGVLGSNDGILTVVGVLVSVAAATSDRFTIFIAGLSDLLACAFSMASGEYASVSTQKDTEKAAVAKEERLLKIDYEGELAAVKDYYVNKGVTPETSIKIAKDLLNKKPLETVVRIKYDIELGHYLNPWDAAFSSLFSAAAGGLIPLMAMTFAPEAYKWYAVILAVAFTSALTGYISSKLGNGLVKIAVIRNIIIGLITITIHYGVGKLF, encoded by the coding sequence ATGAGTATTAAGGTGAAAAAACATCAGAAGCAAACAATGGAAGAAAAACTGAATACGTTACGAGCAGGGGTACTAGGTTCAAATGATGGCATTCTGACTGTTGTCGGTGTTTTGGTATCGGTAGCAGCAGCGACAAGTGACCGTTTTACTATCTTCATTGCTGGCTTATCTGATTTGCTTGCCTGTGCATTTTCAATGGCTTCTGGCGAATATGCCTCTGTATCTACTCAAAAGGATACGGAAAAAGCGGCCGTTGCTAAAGAAGAGCGGCTCTTAAAAATCGATTATGAAGGGGAACTTGCGGCAGTAAAAGACTATTATGTAAATAAAGGAGTTACCCCTGAAACATCAATCAAAATTGCTAAAGACCTCCTTAATAAAAAGCCCCTTGAGACGGTTGTTCGGATTAAGTATGATATTGAGCTTGGTCACTATCTTAACCCTTGGGATGCGGCATTTTCTTCTCTTTTTTCAGCAGCTGCTGGAGGCTTGATTCCGTTGATGGCGATGACTTTTGCTCCCGAAGCATATAAGTGGTATGCCGTGATTTTAGCGGTTGCTTTTACGAGCGCTCTAACCGGTTATATCAGTTCTAAACTCGGGAACGGGCTTGTAAAAATTGCAGTTATTCGAAATATTATTATTGGTTTGATTACGATTACGATTCACTATGGAGTCGGAAAATTATTTTAA
- a CDS encoding VIT family protein, which yields MSKKKMSLAQKVNVLRASVMGANDGIISIAGIVIGVAAATSNARSILIAGLSGTLAGMISMCMGEYVSVSTQKDSQKMALISEKQRLQNQYQHEFDYVQKKYEAQDIDSQLAKQATKELMEKDALGTTVQERYGFNPNEFTSPYAAAIASFISFPTGSILPMVAVTVSPTNVRILATAIAVLIALLITGYFAAVLGKSNRIKSMIRNAVAGLLTMGVTYLIGQLFAR from the coding sequence GTGTCCAAGAAAAAGATGTCACTAGCACAAAAGGTAAACGTTCTGCGTGCAAGTGTGATGGGGGCTAATGATGGGATTATTTCAATTGCCGGAATTGTTATCGGGGTGGCAGCGGCAACGAGTAATGCCCGTTCTATCTTAATTGCAGGTTTGTCGGGAACACTTGCCGGGATGATTTCAATGTGTATGGGGGAGTATGTCTCGGTTTCAACCCAAAAGGACTCGCAAAAAATGGCATTGATTAGTGAAAAGCAACGCCTTCAAAATCAATACCAGCATGAATTTGACTATGTTCAAAAGAAATATGAAGCTCAAGACATCGATTCGCAACTAGCTAAACAAGCGACGAAAGAATTAATGGAAAAAGATGCTTTAGGGACAACTGTTCAAGAGCGCTATGGCTTTAATCCCAATGAGTTTACAAGCCCATATGCTGCGGCGATTGCTTCCTTTATATCTTTTCCAACCGGTTCAATTTTACCGATGGTGGCGGTTACCGTTTCCCCCACAAACGTTCGAATTTTAGCAACCGCAATTGCAGTTCTGATTGCCTTGTTAATTACTGGTTATTTTGCGGCAGTTTTAGGAAAATCTAACCGAATTAAGTCAATGATCAGAAATGCAGTTGCTGGATTGTTAACAATGGGAGTTACATACCTGATTGGACAATTATTTGCGCGGTAG
- a CDS encoding universal stress protein → MFEIKPKKFKKILVGVDDAPDARAAFSYAVDKAKRDGSELGIVSILETDRVNVYQILDKDYVHSSEDELRQRVNEYVQAAIDYGVDPEKITAIVDRGERPAERICNHVIPAFQPDLLVVGSIGKKGNRKAVGSQASYMARHAGTSVFVIRTNTVQAYE, encoded by the coding sequence ATGTTCGAAATAAAGCCAAAGAAGTTCAAGAAGATCCTCGTTGGTGTTGACGATGCACCAGATGCCCGTGCCGCTTTCTCATACGCGGTTGATAAGGCGAAACGTGATGGTTCAGAGCTAGGAATTGTATCAATTCTGGAAACTGACCGGGTAAATGTATATCAAATCTTAGATAAGGATTATGTTCATAGTAGTGAAGACGAATTACGTCAACGGGTAAATGAATATGTCCAAGCAGCAATTGATTACGGCGTTGATCCAGAAAAGATTACGGCGATTGTTGATCGTGGGGAGCGGCCAGCTGAGCGGATTTGTAATCATGTTATCCCCGCTTTTCAGCCAGATTTATTAGTTGTTGGTTCAATTGGTAAGAAGGGTAATCGTAAGGCGGTTGGTTCTCAGGCATCATACATGGCTCGTCATGCTGGAACGTCAGTATTTGTTATTCGGACAAACACTGTTCAGGCTTATGAATAA
- a CDS encoding amino acid ABC transporter ATP-binding protein codes for MSMIEFHNVQKYYGKFHALKDINLTIDDGETVVLIGPSGSGKSSLIRTVNGLDPIRDGQLIVNGFDLADKKTNVNLIRKDVGMVFQHFNLYNNKSVIENIMLAPRIVLKRPEEENRELAMKLLDKVGLANKAESMPAQLSGGQKQRIAIARSLAMKPKCLLFDEPTSALDPEMIDDVLDVMKDIAKNSNMTMLVVTHEMGFARAVADRVIFMADGRILEDDSTEKFFGDQPSTERAREFMSKISGH; via the coding sequence ATGTCAATGATTGAATTTCATAATGTACAAAAATATTATGGCAAGTTTCATGCATTAAAAGATATTAATTTAACAATCGATGATGGTGAAACAGTTGTTTTAATTGGGCCATCTGGCTCGGGAAAAAGTAGTTTAATCCGGACCGTTAATGGTTTAGATCCTATTAGAGACGGTCAATTAATCGTTAATGGGTTTGACCTTGCCGATAAGAAAACCAATGTAAATTTAATTCGAAAAGATGTCGGAATGGTCTTTCAACACTTTAACTTATACAACAATAAGAGTGTTATCGAAAACATAATGCTCGCACCACGAATTGTATTAAAGCGTCCGGAAGAAGAAAACCGTGAGTTAGCAATGAAACTGCTTGATAAAGTTGGCCTTGCAAATAAAGCTGAAAGTATGCCTGCTCAGCTATCTGGAGGGCAAAAACAACGAATTGCGATTGCCCGCAGTCTGGCTATGAAGCCTAAATGCCTCCTATTCGATGAACCAACAAGTGCTCTCGATCCTGAAATGATTGATGATGTTTTAGACGTTATGAAAGATATCGCTAAAAACTCCAACATGACAATGTTAGTAGTGACCCACGAAATGGGCTTTGCACGGGCAGTTGCTGACCGGGTTATTTTTATGGCAGATGGTCGGATCTTAGAAGACGATTCAACCGAAAAATTCTTTGGCGACCAGCCTTCTACAGAGCGTGCTCGCGAATTTATGAGTAAGATCAGTGGTCACTAA
- a CDS encoding transporter substrate-binding domain-containing protein — MKKYWRLISLSALLFVALLTLSACGTSIAKKDVLTEDMRSQRITWGVKADTRLFGLENIRTGKLEGFEIDLATAITKKILGPQGKPIFVPVTSGTRVPLLKNGNIDAIMATMTITPEREKQVDFTHSYFDAGQSLLVKKGSPIKNISDLNRRGAVILGVSGSNSVKNVAKFAPKARVLQLSDYAQAMTALKSKQGDALTTDNGILYGMAAENPGYEVVGGNFTKEPYGIAVNKNQTRFRNKLNWALREVEKDGTYNRLLLKWFGNVKGFNYQEMKR, encoded by the coding sequence ATGAAAAAGTATTGGCGATTGATTAGTCTTAGCGCCCTCCTCTTTGTTGCTCTCCTTACTCTTTCTGCCTGCGGTACCTCAATTGCAAAAAAAGATGTTCTGACCGAAGATATGCGTAGTCAACGAATTACCTGGGGAGTTAAAGCAGATACCCGCCTATTTGGGCTGGAAAATATCCGGACAGGAAAGCTAGAAGGATTTGAAATTGATCTTGCAACAGCTATTACAAAAAAGATCCTCGGCCCACAGGGAAAACCAATTTTTGTTCCTGTAACCAGCGGAACCCGGGTGCCCCTATTAAAAAATGGTAATATTGATGCGATTATGGCAACCATGACGATCACTCCTGAGCGAGAAAAGCAAGTTGACTTTACCCATTCTTACTTTGATGCTGGTCAATCTCTCCTAGTTAAAAAGGGAAGTCCAATCAAAAACATCAGCGATTTAAATCGACGAGGTGCTGTAATTCTTGGGGTTTCTGGATCAAATTCAGTTAAAAACGTTGCGAAGTTTGCTCCTAAAGCACGTGTCCTTCAATTATCTGACTATGCTCAAGCGATGACGGCCCTTAAATCTAAACAGGGGGATGCCCTTACCACTGATAATGGGATTCTCTATGGGATGGCAGCTGAAAACCCAGGCTATGAAGTTGTCGGCGGTAACTTTACTAAAGAACCTTATGGAATCGCCGTTAACAAAAATCAAACGCGTTTTCGCAATAAATTAAACTGGGCGTTAAGAGAAGTTGAAAAGGATGGAACCTACAACCGTCTTCTTCTTAAATGGTTTGGCAATGTTAAAGGATTTAATTATCAGGAGATGAAGCGCTAA
- a CDS encoding amino acid ABC transporter permease, with amino-acid sequence MLNLIINEWHPLLTGLWNTILCSLIALIGSLIIGTFFALLEISQHRVLKIIGHVYVEVFRNIPLLVITMAFFLIIPMYVVKINGFTAGTIGLTLYTSAFIAETVRAGINSIDPGQMEGALANGLTYGQAMRYIVLPQAFRVVIPPLGNQFINLVKNSSVLAFVAGFDLMYQGNLIANDTLATMPTYFIVGIMYLIITLPLSYYMRHLEKKLA; translated from the coding sequence ATGTTAAATTTAATTATAAATGAGTGGCATCCCCTTTTAACCGGCCTCTGGAATACTATTCTATGTAGCCTTATTGCACTAATCGGGAGCCTTATTATTGGAACCTTTTTTGCCCTTCTCGAGATTTCGCAGCATCGGGTTTTAAAAATCATCGGTCATGTCTATGTGGAGGTCTTTCGTAATATCCCACTATTGGTAATTACAATGGCTTTTTTCCTGATTATCCCAATGTATGTAGTGAAAATTAATGGATTTACTGCGGGAACAATTGGCTTAACTCTTTATACGTCTGCATTTATTGCTGAAACTGTGCGTGCTGGAATTAATTCAATTGATCCTGGTCAAATGGAAGGAGCCCTTGCCAATGGACTTACTTATGGACAAGCGATGCGCTACATTGTTTTACCACAAGCATTTCGCGTTGTTATTCCACCACTTGGCAATCAATTTATCAATTTGGTTAAAAACTCATCGGTCCTTGCCTTTGTCGCTGGCTTTGATCTTATGTACCAAGGAAATCTAATTGCAAACGATACCTTAGCAACTATGCCCACGTATTTCATTGTCGGGATCATGTACCTCATCATCACGCTTCCGTTGAGTTATTATATGCGACACCTTGAAAAGAAATTAGCCTAG
- a CDS encoding amino acid ABC transporter permease, with protein sequence MQNFIDAYSWINIRFLLEGLWITIEVSVISIIISFILGTFLGIIRYANIKYLSAIVGFIIDIIRNLPLLLIIFFTYFGLPNIGIKPEIIPAAIMALSIFESAMVAEIVRSGINSIDYGQTEGALANGLTKWQALRIIVLPQAIKNMMPALVSQFISLVKDTSLATIIVLPELMYHAQIIYGQNTNYIIPMFVALAVLYFIVCYSLSLVARYLHKHIA encoded by the coding sequence ATGCAAAACTTTATTGACGCTTATTCATGGATTAATATCCGTTTCCTCCTAGAAGGACTTTGGATTACGATTGAAGTTTCCGTAATTTCAATTATAATCAGTTTTATTTTGGGAACTTTTCTCGGAATTATTCGTTACGCTAACATCAAATACTTATCAGCAATTGTAGGATTCATTATCGATATTATCCGTAATCTTCCTCTCCTGCTAATAATTTTCTTCACCTACTTTGGCCTCCCCAATATCGGAATTAAACCAGAAATTATTCCTGCCGCAATTATGGCGCTTTCAATTTTCGAATCGGCAATGGTTGCTGAAATCGTTCGCTCAGGGATAAATTCGATTGATTACGGTCAAACGGAAGGGGCATTAGCTAATGGATTAACTAAGTGGCAAGCATTACGAATTATTGTCTTACCACAAGCAATTAAGAATATGATGCCGGCTCTCGTTAGTCAGTTCATTTCATTAGTTAAGGATACATCACTAGCAACAATCATCGTCTTGCCAGAGTTAATGTACCACGCCCAGATCATCTATGGTCAAAACACAAATTATATTATTCCGATGTTCGTTGCGTTAGCAGTCCTCTACTTTATTGTCTGCTACTCATTATCATTGGTTGCACGTTATTTGCATAAACACATTGCATAA